In Aridibaculum aurantiacum, the following proteins share a genomic window:
- a CDS encoding glycoside hydrolase family 43 protein produces the protein MNLKSTCIAAILLAGILNGCTAQRSAEVKPYTTRDTTRVGGNPIIQHKYTADPAALVHNDTVYLYTGHDEAPRREQRYVMHDWLVFSSTDMVNWKEHPVPLTVKDFTWAKGDAWASQVIERNGKFYWFVSIEHKTINGKAIGVAVSDSPTGPFKDALGKALITNDMTIETKITWDDIDPSVMIDDDGQAYLFWGNTTLHYVKLKENMIEMDGPMKTIKLPHFTEAPWIHKRNGWYYLSYAYEFPEKIAYAMSRSIDGPWVYKGIINEIAGNSNTNHQAIIDFKGKSYFIYHNGALAADAGSFHRSVCIDYLHYNKDGTIKKIVMTSEGVKPVK, from the coding sequence ATGAATTTGAAGTCAACTTGTATAGCTGCTATTCTATTGGCTGGCATTCTTAATGGATGTACAGCACAGCGTTCTGCAGAAGTGAAACCTTATACCACCCGCGACACTACACGTGTAGGTGGCAATCCCATTATACAACATAAATACACTGCTGATCCTGCGGCTTTGGTGCACAATGATACGGTGTACCTGTACACTGGTCATGATGAGGCGCCGAGAAGAGAGCAGCGGTATGTAATGCATGACTGGCTGGTCTTTTCATCTACCGATATGGTGAACTGGAAAGAGCACCCTGTACCACTTACGGTAAAAGATTTTACCTGGGCTAAAGGTGATGCATGGGCATCGCAGGTGATAGAGCGCAACGGAAAGTTCTACTGGTTTGTTTCCATTGAACATAAAACCATCAATGGTAAAGCCATTGGAGTGGCTGTGTCTGATAGTCCTACAGGTCCTTTTAAAGATGCTCTTGGCAAAGCACTAATCACCAACGATATGACCATCGAGACGAAGATCACGTGGGATGATATTGATCCTTCTGTTATGATAGACGATGATGGACAAGCTTACTTGTTTTGGGGCAACACTACGCTGCACTATGTAAAGCTGAAGGAGAATATGATAGAGATGGATGGCCCGATGAAGACGATCAAGTTGCCGCATTTTACCGAAGCGCCCTGGATACACAAAAGGAATGGCTGGTACTATCTTTCATACGCTTACGAGTTTCCTGAAAAGATAGCTTATGCCATGAGCCGCAGCATCGATGGGCCGTGGGTGTACAAAGGCATCATCAATGAGATTGCAGGCAACAGCAACACCAATCACCAGGCGATCATTGACTTTAAAGGCAAGTCGTATTTTATTTACCATAATGGCGCATTGGCTGCAGACGCAGGCAGCTTTCACCGCTCAGTATGCATAGATTACCTGCACTACAATAAAGATGGTACAATCAAGAAAATAGTTATGACCTCGGAAGGAGTGAAGCCGGTGAAGTGA
- a CDS encoding glycosyl hydrolase, with product MKKIIIAFVLSVLVLQGHAQIWPAITQTAKPWTRWWWMGSAVDEKNISSQLSTYQKAGFGGVEVVPIYGAKGHESKYIPYLSPQWMKMLDHTVKQSTGLGMGVYISVGTGWPIGGPQVTTEDAATRLVIQQYTVKAGEPLKDKVLINDARQKDVAKLTALMAYGKDEKLDITDKVQADGTLNWTPAAGEWKLFAAFSSKTKQAVKRAAPGGEGYTLDHFSKASLTNYFKKWDTAFGNTARGVKAFYNDSYEVYNADWTPAFFDEFKRRRGYDLRYFLREMASTVASEEVARVKSDYRQTMSDLMLENFSKTFTKYAHDKKTKSLNQAHGSPGNLLDLYAAFDIPETETFGSSYFPIPGLRRDSADVRNVDPDPNMLKFASSAAHAMGNKLTSSETFTWLTEHFKTSWAQCKPEVEQVFLSGVNHVFYHGTTYSPDYVQWPGWLFYASVNFVPNNSLWPHLQGLNNYIARCQSVLQSGEPDNEIMAYWPVYDAWHNAKGTDMPLKVHDIDHWLHPTPFYKNLVQLQERGYSMDFVSDKMLSEASVTNGIVKVSKNGAAHKVLLVSKCKMMPVATLQNIIRLANAGAIIVLEEMPADVPGLDHYEQQRASLAALIATLNFQQKGKDLSEVVVGKGKIILSKDVMKALEYAGVKREVLVDSGLKFIRRSVNGGKYYYLVNHTPNTINANLPIQFAANSVVIMDPQSGDAGMAAFTKKGNTTDVRLQIKPGEALNLKATTAKPATTPKWKYLETLHLPFNLEGKWQLSFKEGGPSLPAARTLQQLQNWTDLTDDTATQNFSGTGVYTTTFNLPAKRADEYLLQLGKVNESARVTINGKEVGILWSIPYETRIGKYLKTGQNTITIEVANLMANRIRYMDRMGMEWRKYHEINFVNIDYKSFDASKWKVQPSGLEGPVTISPFIANPKGSAKK from the coding sequence ATGAAGAAGATAATTATAGCCTTTGTTTTATCAGTGTTGGTACTGCAAGGGCATGCACAAATATGGCCTGCTATTACACAGACCGCTAAGCCATGGACGCGCTGGTGGTGGATGGGTAGTGCAGTGGATGAAAAGAACATAAGTTCTCAACTGTCTACTTATCAAAAGGCTGGTTTTGGAGGCGTGGAAGTGGTGCCAATCTATGGTGCTAAAGGCCACGAGAGCAAGTATATACCCTACCTGTCACCGCAGTGGATGAAGATGCTCGATCATACGGTGAAGCAATCAACGGGTTTAGGTATGGGTGTATATATTTCAGTAGGTACGGGTTGGCCTATTGGTGGTCCGCAGGTCACCACAGAGGATGCAGCTACGCGCTTGGTTATTCAGCAGTATACGGTAAAGGCCGGTGAGCCATTGAAAGATAAAGTACTCATCAATGACGCAAGGCAGAAGGATGTGGCTAAACTCACCGCACTAATGGCCTATGGCAAGGATGAAAAGTTGGACATTACTGATAAAGTACAAGCTGACGGGACGCTCAATTGGACACCTGCTGCAGGTGAATGGAAGTTGTTTGCAGCTTTTTCTTCCAAAACCAAGCAGGCTGTAAAGCGTGCTGCACCTGGTGGTGAAGGCTATACGCTTGATCATTTCTCTAAAGCATCGCTGACAAACTATTTCAAAAAATGGGATACTGCTTTTGGCAATACAGCCCGTGGTGTTAAAGCTTTTTACAACGATAGTTATGAAGTTTATAATGCAGATTGGACACCTGCTTTTTTTGATGAATTCAAAAGGAGAAGAGGGTATGACTTAAGATATTTTTTACGGGAAATGGCATCAACTGTGGCGAGTGAGGAAGTGGCAAGAGTGAAGAGTGATTACCGTCAAACCATGAGTGACCTGATGCTGGAGAATTTCTCAAAAACCTTCACGAAGTATGCGCATGATAAGAAGACGAAGTCGCTGAACCAGGCGCATGGTTCACCTGGTAACCTGCTAGACTTGTATGCTGCATTTGATATTCCGGAGACAGAAACTTTCGGCTCCAGCTATTTTCCTATCCCTGGTTTGCGAAGAGATAGTGCAGATGTGCGCAATGTAGATCCTGATCCTAACATGCTGAAGTTTGCTTCTTCGGCTGCGCATGCTATGGGTAATAAACTCACTTCTTCAGAAACATTTACCTGGTTAACTGAGCATTTTAAAACATCCTGGGCGCAGTGTAAGCCAGAGGTAGAGCAGGTGTTTTTATCGGGCGTAAATCATGTGTTTTATCACGGTACTACTTACTCACCTGACTACGTACAATGGCCCGGTTGGTTGTTTTATGCTTCTGTGAATTTTGTTCCGAACAATAGTTTGTGGCCACACCTGCAGGGATTGAATAACTACATTGCCCGCTGCCAGAGTGTGCTGCAGAGTGGTGAACCTGATAACGAGATAATGGCTTACTGGCCTGTGTATGATGCATGGCACAATGCCAAGGGAACAGACATGCCACTGAAGGTGCATGATATTGACCACTGGTTGCATCCAACTCCTTTTTATAAGAACCTTGTGCAGTTACAGGAGCGAGGTTATTCCATGGATTTTGTTTCTGATAAAATGTTGTCTGAAGCATCAGTTACTAATGGCATTGTAAAGGTTTCAAAAAATGGTGCGGCTCATAAAGTATTGCTGGTTTCTAAATGCAAAATGATGCCTGTGGCTACTTTACAAAACATCATTCGTCTTGCCAATGCAGGTGCAATAATAGTATTGGAAGAGATGCCTGCTGATGTTCCGGGTTTGGATCATTACGAACAACAACGGGCTTCTTTAGCTGCATTAATAGCTACTTTAAACTTTCAGCAAAAAGGAAAAGATTTAAGTGAAGTGGTAGTGGGTAAAGGAAAGATCATTCTTTCCAAAGATGTTATGAAGGCGCTGGAGTATGCAGGTGTGAAAAGGGAGGTGCTGGTGGATAGCGGTTTGAAATTCATCAGGCGCAGTGTGAATGGTGGTAAATATTATTACCTCGTTAATCATACACCCAATACCATCAACGCAAACCTTCCAATACAGTTCGCTGCTAATTCGGTAGTTATAATGGATCCTCAATCAGGGGATGCAGGCATGGCTGCGTTCACTAAAAAAGGAAACACAACAGATGTAAGACTTCAGATTAAACCAGGCGAAGCTTTGAATCTAAAAGCAACTACAGCAAAGCCTGCTACAACTCCTAAATGGAAATACCTTGAGACACTGCACCTGCCCTTTAATCTTGAAGGCAAGTGGCAGCTAAGCTTTAAGGAAGGTGGTCCATCTTTGCCAGCTGCCAGGACATTACAACAGCTGCAAAACTGGACTGATCTTACTGATGATACTGCTACGCAAAATTTTTCAGGAACAGGCGTATACACCACCACTTTTAATTTACCTGCAAAACGAGCCGATGAATATTTACTGCAATTGGGAAAAGTCAATGAATCTGCACGTGTTACCATCAATGGAAAAGAGGTGGGCATATTATGGAGCATTCCTTATGAAACACGCATTGGTAAATACTTGAAGACAGGCCAGAACACCATCACCATTGAAGTTGCTAATCTGATGGCGAATCGCATTAGGTATATGGACAGGATGGGAATGGAATGGAGGAAGTATCACGAGATCAATTTCGTTAATATAGATTACAAGAGTTTTGATGCCTCTAAATGGAAAGTGCAACCTTCAGGGTTAGAAGGACCTGTAACCATAAGTCCTTTTATTGCTAATCCAAAAGGAAGTGCGAAGAAATAA
- a CDS encoding family 43 glycosylhydrolase yields MKRLSLPGIMYLLFLMVIAGTACAVSSRSAKGVPAPKPLYRDPIYDGAADPVIIWNKQRKRWYMLYTNRRATHSDSTGVRWVHGTRIGIAESKDGANWKYVDTANINYRPVADYTHWAPDVIEHEGVYHMYLTYVPGIFNDWNHPRNIIHLTSNDLLNWQYQSTLKLANDKVIDAGVVKLPEGGWRMWYNNERDGKSIWYADSKDLYNWEDKGKAIAARGEGAKVFWWKNTYWMIVDAWKGLEIYQSNDLLKWKKQTTRILEEPGEGAEDAAIGGHPDVVVSGDRAYIYYFTHPGRSKANPAPNNSVDAKRSLIQVAELEYADGVITCDRDKPVYIQLQHN; encoded by the coding sequence ATGAAAAGATTGTCTTTGCCAGGGATAATGTACCTGCTGTTTTTGATGGTGATAGCAGGTACTGCATGCGCTGTGTCTTCAAGATCTGCGAAAGGTGTTCCTGCTCCTAAGCCACTGTACCGCGATCCTATTTATGATGGCGCTGCCGATCCTGTTATCATCTGGAACAAGCAACGGAAGCGGTGGTATATGTTGTACACCAACAGGCGGGCAACTCATAGTGACTCTACCGGTGTCAGGTGGGTGCATGGTACACGCATAGGCATAGCAGAATCGAAAGATGGTGCAAACTGGAAGTATGTAGATACGGCCAATATCAATTATCGTCCTGTAGCAGATTATACGCACTGGGCACCCGATGTGATAGAACACGAAGGTGTATACCACATGTACCTTACTTATGTACCAGGCATTTTTAATGATTGGAATCATCCACGCAATATTATTCATCTTACCAGCAATGACCTGCTCAACTGGCAGTACCAGTCAACGCTAAAACTGGCTAATGATAAAGTGATAGATGCAGGTGTGGTAAAGCTACCCGAAGGTGGCTGGCGCATGTGGTACAACAACGAGAGAGATGGCAAGTCGATCTGGTATGCTGACAGCAAAGACCTGTACAACTGGGAAGACAAAGGCAAGGCCATAGCTGCCCGTGGCGAAGGAGCTAAAGTCTTCTGGTGGAAGAATACCTACTGGATGATAGTAGACGCATGGAAGGGATTGGAGATCTATCAATCTAATGACCTGCTGAAATGGAAGAAGCAAACCACACGTATACTCGAAGAGCCGGGCGAAGGAGCAGAGGACGCAGCCATAGGTGGTCATCCTGATGTGGTGGTGAGTGGTGACCGTGCATACATATACTATTTTACACACCCCGGAAGATCAAAAGCCAATCCTGCACCAAATAATTCAGTAGATGCTAAGCGCAGCCTTATACAGGTGGCAGAACTAGAGTATGCCGATGGTGTAATAACATGCGACAGGGATAAGCCTGTATACATTCAACTACAACACAACTAG
- a CDS encoding rhamnogalacturonan acetylesterase yields MYQIRDKNTKVKLTHILVLSILFSACAAKKFPQLSSNYHNYDFSASAKTGYTKVIPSDTYTDERGYGFEYGSSVKSVERRSNNALEDGFVTNDTPFLFSVKLPEGNYDVKVVLGDKEGTSDAAIRAESRRMMVNRIQTLQGEVRALEFTVNLRDTIIKTNNSRVRIKPRERDYYHWDNKLTLEFNGEAPKVAAIEITPSASDVINVFLAGNSTVVDQASEPYAAWGQIIPASFEARKIAVANYAESGESLSSFISARRFEKMLSMMKKGDYAFVEFGHNDMKQKGEGIGAFTSYKKDLKFFIDEVRKKGATPVLVTSMQRRSFDKDGKITETLGDYPAAVRLTAKEENVALIDLNAMSKTMYEAWGPDESIKAFVHFPANTYPGQKTALADNTHFTPFGAYQISKLIIRGIRENKLGLAKYLQPGVPDFDPAKPDAFDSFYWPDSPVKNTMKPDGN; encoded by the coding sequence ATGTATCAGATTAGAGACAAAAACACGAAAGTAAAGCTTACCCATATACTCGTTCTGTCAATTCTTTTTTCAGCTTGTGCTGCAAAAAAGTTTCCACAGCTAAGCAGTAATTACCATAACTACGACTTTAGCGCTTCGGCAAAGACTGGCTACACTAAGGTGATTCCCAGTGACACTTACACTGATGAAAGAGGTTATGGATTTGAATATGGATCATCGGTGAAGAGTGTGGAGCGTAGATCAAATAATGCTTTAGAAGATGGATTTGTTACCAATGACACGCCATTTCTTTTTTCTGTAAAACTACCTGAAGGTAATTATGATGTAAAAGTGGTGTTGGGTGATAAAGAAGGAACATCAGATGCAGCAATACGTGCTGAAAGCAGGCGGATGATGGTAAATAGAATCCAGACTCTGCAAGGGGAAGTAAGAGCGCTGGAGTTCACGGTCAATCTCCGCGATACCATCATTAAAACCAACAATAGCAGGGTAAGGATAAAGCCACGTGAAAGGGATTATTATCATTGGGATAATAAGCTTACGCTAGAGTTCAACGGTGAAGCACCTAAAGTGGCAGCTATAGAAATTACACCTTCTGCCAGTGATGTAATCAATGTTTTTCTCGCAGGAAATTCTACCGTTGTAGACCAGGCATCAGAACCTTATGCAGCATGGGGACAGATCATTCCTGCGTCGTTTGAAGCACGCAAAATAGCAGTAGCCAATTATGCTGAATCTGGTGAATCCCTTAGCAGTTTTATCAGTGCAAGGCGTTTCGAAAAAATGTTGTCGATGATGAAAAAGGGTGATTATGCTTTTGTAGAATTTGGCCATAATGACATGAAGCAAAAAGGTGAAGGCATTGGTGCATTTACCAGCTATAAAAAAGATTTGAAATTTTTTATCGACGAGGTGCGAAAGAAAGGAGCAACACCTGTTCTTGTAACTTCCATGCAAAGAAGAAGTTTTGATAAAGATGGTAAGATAACAGAAACATTAGGTGATTATCCGGCTGCAGTAAGGCTTACTGCTAAGGAAGAAAATGTTGCCCTGATAGACCTGAACGCAATGAGCAAAACGATGTATGAAGCATGGGGGCCTGACGAATCTATCAAGGCATTCGTGCATTTTCCTGCTAACACTTATCCTGGACAAAAAACAGCCCTGGCAGATAATACACATTTCACTCCTTTTGGTGCATACCAGATCAGTAAGCTTATCATCAGGGGCATAAGAGAAAATAAACTAGGTTTAGCTAAATATTTACAACCTGGTGTTCCTGATTTCGATCCTGCAAAACCAGATGCGTTTGATTCTTTTTATTGGCCTGATAGCCCTGTAAAAAATACAATGAAGCCGGATGGTAATTAG
- a CDS encoding alpha-N-arabinofuranosidase codes for MLLSRITKLSFAVLALSTLQLQSFAQQAEVTINAGAGAPTHTISRHIYGHFAEHLGRCIYDGFWVADTMKVPKKDRIRLDVVEALKNIKVPNLRWPGGCFADEYHWRDGVGPRKDRPKMVNTNWGGVTEDNSFGTHEFMELCTLLGTEPYIAGNVGSGTVEEMAKWVEYFNAAGESPMAKLRKENGRATPWKVTYWGVGNESWGCGGNMSPEYYADLYKRYATYARNYPGAPLKKIVSGANASDYRWTEVCMQKIPRNQMWGITLHYYTLPTGSWSGSKGSATNFEEKQYFQTMKNALFMDTLVARHSAIMDKYDKEKRVALVVDEWGIWTDVEPGTNPGFLYQQNSLRDALIAGTTLNTFNNHSDRVRMANLAQTVNVLQAVILTKGRQMLLTPTYHVFDLYTVHHDAKYLPVQLKSPDYTMEGKSIPAVNVSASQDSTGAVHISFVNLNPNQSTPVRLALNGITWNTVTGKMLTSGKVNDINTFEKPNNIQLTSFIGARKEGNDLVVDLPSKSVVVLRLK; via the coding sequence ATGCTGCTTTCACGAATCACTAAGTTGTCATTTGCTGTATTGGCATTATCCACCTTACAGCTTCAATCTTTTGCGCAACAAGCCGAAGTAACCATTAATGCTGGTGCAGGTGCACCCACACATACCATCAGCAGGCATATCTATGGCCATTTTGCCGAGCATCTTGGCAGGTGTATCTACGATGGCTTTTGGGTAGCTGATACCATGAAAGTGCCTAAAAAAGATCGCATACGTTTAGATGTTGTGGAGGCTTTAAAGAATATAAAAGTGCCGAACCTACGCTGGCCCGGTGGCTGCTTTGCCGATGAATACCACTGGAGAGATGGTGTTGGTCCGCGCAAGGACCGCCCAAAGATGGTGAACACCAACTGGGGTGGCGTAACAGAAGACAACAGCTTTGGTACACACGAATTCATGGAGCTGTGTACGCTGCTGGGCACTGAGCCTTACATAGCTGGTAACGTAGGCAGTGGCACAGTAGAAGAAATGGCGAAGTGGGTAGAATACTTTAATGCAGCAGGCGAAAGTCCTATGGCCAAATTGCGCAAAGAGAATGGTCGTGCTACACCATGGAAAGTAACCTACTGGGGTGTGGGCAACGAAAGCTGGGGCTGCGGCGGAAACATGTCTCCTGAGTATTATGCTGACCTGTACAAGCGCTATGCAACTTATGCGCGCAATTATCCTGGTGCACCATTAAAGAAGATCGTAAGCGGCGCCAATGCCAGCGACTATCGTTGGACAGAAGTGTGCATGCAAAAGATACCACGCAACCAGATGTGGGGTATTACACTGCACTACTACACACTGCCTACAGGTAGCTGGAGTGGCAGCAAAGGCTCAGCAACTAATTTTGAAGAAAAGCAATACTTCCAAACCATGAAGAATGCCTTGTTCATGGATACATTGGTAGCACGTCACTCGGCTATTATGGATAAATACGATAAAGAAAAAAGAGTAGCGCTGGTGGTAGATGAGTGGGGCATATGGACAGACGTAGAACCCGGTACCAATCCTGGTTTCCTTTACCAACAAAACAGCTTACGTGATGCATTGATAGCAGGTACTACTTTGAATACTTTTAATAACCACAGCGACCGTGTTCGGATGGCAAATCTTGCTCAAACGGTTAACGTATTGCAGGCGGTGATCCTTACCAAAGGCAGGCAGATGTTGCTTACGCCTACTTACCATGTGTTCGATCTTTATACGGTTCACCACGATGCAAAGTATCTACCTGTACAATTGAAATCTCCTGACTACACCATGGAAGGTAAAAGTATACCTGCCGTAAATGTTTCTGCTTCGCAAGACTCTACAGGTGCTGTACATATCTCTTTTGTAAATCTTAATCCTAACCAGTCTACTCCTGTGCGTTTAGCACTTAATGGAATAACATGGAATACTGTAACAGGTAAAATGTTGACTTCCGGAAAAGTGAATGACATCAACACTTTTGAAAAGCCGAACAACATTCAGCTTACTTCTTTCATCGGTGCAAGAAAAGAAGGCAATGACCTTGTGGTTGATCTTCCGTCAAAATCAGTAGTTGTTTTAAGGCTCAAGTAA